The Apodemus sylvaticus chromosome 5, mApoSyl1.1, whole genome shotgun sequence genome has a segment encoding these proteins:
- the LOC127684805 gene encoding olfactory receptor 1052-like, translated as MAARNNTDVKEFIFLGLTENSNWQIPLFLLFSIIYLIMGNWGMIFLIWLNAHLCTPMYFFLGNLSFCDICYSTVIAPKMLINILSEHKSCRLHSCVLQSFFFMVYVTTEVTLLSVMAYDCCVAIVNPLMYTVITAFSICTQMVLACYLGGLINSMVHTIGLLRLDFCGPNIVNHFFCDIPPLLKLACSDAHINETLIFVFSGVISIFTFSIVMVSYIHIIISILIICSIEGRCRAFSTCASHLAAVTLFYGSGTLSYIQPSSQYSMEQEKVSAVFYILVIPMLNPLIYSLRNKDVNKRG; from the coding sequence ATGGCTGCTAGGAATAATACAGATGTGAAGGAATTCATATTCCTTGGCTTAACAGAAAATTCCAATTGGCAGATTCCTCTCTTTTTGCTTTTCAGCATAATTTATTTAATCATGGGTAACTGGGGAATGATCTTCTTGATCTGGTTGAATGCCCACCTTTGTACCCCAATGTACTTCTTTCTTGGTAATCTCTCTTTCTGTGACATCTGCTACTCCACTGTTATTGCTCCTAAGATGCTCATCAATATCCTTTCAGAACACAAGTCTTGTAGACTCCATTCCTGTGTTCTtcagagtttcttttttatgGTGTATGTAACCACAGAAGTCACTCTCCTGTCTGTGATGGCTTATGATTGCTGTGTGGCAATTGTAAACCCTTTAATGTACACAGTTATTACGGCGTTCAGCATCTGCACTCAGATGGTTCTTGCATGTTACCTGGGTGGCCTCATAAATTCCATGGTTCACACAATAGGTTTACTCAGACTAGACTTCTGTGGCCCCAACATTGTGAATCACTTCTTCTGTGACATTCCTCCTCTTTTGAAGCTTGCATGTTCTGATGCACATATCAATGAGACACTGATTTTTGTCTTCTCTGGAGTGATTTCTATTTTCACTTTCAGCATTGTCATGGTGTCCTATATCCACATTATCATTTCCATCCTGATAATCTGCTCAATTGAGGGGAGGTGTAGGGCCTTCTCCACCTGTGCCTCACACCTGGCAGCTGTGACATTATTTTATGGTTCTGGGACATTAAGTTATATCCAGCCAAGCTCTCAGTACTCTATGGAACAGGAAAAAGTATCTGCTGTATTTTACATCTTGGTCATCCCTATGTTGAATCCTCTGATTTACAGCCTGAGGAACAAGGATGTAAATAAAAGAGGTTGA
- the LOC127684302 gene encoding olfactory receptor 1052-like has protein sequence MGIWNHTGVNEFILIGLTENPNWQVPLFLLFCMVYFIILVGNWGMIILIWLNVQLHTPMYFFLSNLSFCDICYSTIIAPKMLINFLSEHRSTTLFACILQSFFFAVYVTTEVILLSMMAYDRYVAIVNPLMYTVIMTNSICTQMVLACYLGGLINSMVHTMGLLRLDFCGPNIVNHFFCDVPPLLKLACSDVHINEMLLLVFSGVIAISTFIIVMVSYIHIIVAILRIRSAEGRRKAFSTCASHLTAVALFYGSVTFSYIQPSSQYSMEQEKVSSVFYTLVIPMLNPLIYSLRNKDVKEAIKKLVCVQRNAS, from the coding sequence ATGGGAATTTGGAATCATACAGGTGTGAACGAATTTATACTGATTGGCTTAACAGAAAATCCTAATTGGCAGGTTCcactctttttgcttttttgcatGGTTTACTTCATTATTCTTGTGGGTAATTGGGGGATGATCATCTTGATCTGGTTAAATGTTCAACTTCATACTCCAATGTACTTCTTCCTTAGTAACCTCTCTTTCTGTGACATCTGCTATTCCACAATCATTGCTCCTAAAATGCTTATCAATTTCCTATCAGAACACAGGTCTACTACGCTGTTTGCCTGTATTCTGCAGAGTTTCTTTTTCGCAGTTTATGTAACCACAGAAGTTATCCTCCTGTCTATgatggcctatgatcgctatgtggcaATTGTTAACCCTTTAATGTATACAGTTATCATGACCAACAGCATCTGCACTCAGATGGTACTTGCATGTTATTTGGGTGGTCTCATAAATTCCATGGTTCACACAATGGGTTTACTCAGACTAGACTTCTGTGGTCCAAACATTGTGAATCACTTCTTCTGTGATGTCCCTCCTCTTTTAAAGCTTGCATGTTCAGATGTACACATCAATGAGATGCTACTTTTGGTCTTCTCTGGAGTGATTGCTATTTCCACTTTCATCATTGTCATGGTGTCTTATATTCACATTATTGTTGCCATCTTGAGAATCCGCTCAGCTGAGGGGAGGCGCAAAGCCTTCTCCACCTGTGCCTCACACCTGACAGCCGTTGCATTATTTTATGGTTCTGTGACATTTAGTTATATCCAGCCAAGTTCTCAGTACTCTATGGAACAGGAAAAAGTCTCCTCTGTATTTTACACCTTGGTCATCCCCATGCTGAACCCTCTGATTTACAGCTTGAGGAACAAAGATGTGAAGGAAGCAATCAAGAAGTTGGTTTGTGTGCAGAGAAATGCTTCTTGA